In Pseudonocardia cypriaca, a single genomic region encodes these proteins:
- a CDS encoding quinone oxidoreductase family protein codes for MRAAVVTAPDASPVCADFPEPTVPPGHEPLHLVGAGLHNIVRGLATGLHYGRGQMTYPLVPGIDAVARTGDGRLVYTGYARPPFGTMAERLFAPFQAEVPAGADPLAIAAGMNPGLSGWVVLTARRKEVGALGTVLVLGATGMSGSLAVQGALALGAERVIAGGRDPEALERLRGAGATTVSLAHDGPDGLENALADAVAETSPGLVLDYLWGPVAEAAFEVLGRSGEDTEANTAYVQVGSLAGQKASLPADLLRSRRIRITGSGAGSVSHEEMLAEAPEVMARFADGSLHLPYTAFPLSRAGEAWAHTGRSRVVVVPD; via the coding sequence ATGCGTGCTGCAGTAGTCACCGCCCCCGATGCGTCACCCGTCTGCGCCGACTTCCCCGAGCCGACGGTCCCGCCCGGTCACGAGCCGCTGCACCTCGTCGGAGCCGGCCTGCACAACATCGTTCGCGGGCTGGCCACCGGGCTGCACTACGGCCGCGGCCAGATGACGTATCCGCTGGTGCCGGGCATCGACGCGGTCGCCCGCACCGGCGACGGGCGCCTGGTCTACACCGGCTACGCGCGTCCGCCCTTCGGCACGATGGCCGAGCGGCTCTTCGCTCCCTTCCAGGCGGAGGTTCCGGCGGGGGCGGATCCGCTCGCGATCGCCGCGGGCATGAACCCCGGCCTGTCGGGCTGGGTGGTCCTCACCGCGCGGCGCAAGGAAGTGGGGGCGTTGGGCACCGTGCTGGTGCTGGGCGCCACGGGGATGTCGGGCAGCCTCGCCGTGCAGGGAGCGCTGGCGCTCGGGGCGGAGCGGGTCATCGCCGGAGGCCGCGATCCGGAGGCGCTGGAGCGGCTGCGCGGCGCGGGAGCGACGACCGTGTCGCTCGCCCACGACGGGCCCGACGGCCTGGAGAACGCCCTGGCCGATGCTGTGGCCGAGACCTCGCCCGGTCTCGTGCTGGACTACCTGTGGGGGCCCGTCGCCGAGGCGGCCTTCGAGGTGCTGGGTCGCAGCGGCGAGGACACCGAGGCGAACACGGCCTACGTGCAGGTCGGCTCGCTCGCGGGCCAAAAGGCGTCGCTGCCGGCTGACCTGCTGCGCAGCCGCCGGATCCGGATCACCGGGAGCGGCGCCGGATCGGTGTCCCACGAGGAGATGCTCGCCGAGGCACCCGAGGTCATGGCCCGGTTCGCCGACGGATCCCTGCACCTGCCCTACACCGCGTTCCCGCTGAGCCGGGCCGGTGAGGCGTGGGCGCACACCGGGCGCAGCCGCGTCGTCGTCGTGCCGGATTGA
- a CDS encoding TetR/AcrR family transcriptional regulator C-terminal domain-containing protein, with product MTKGITREQIVTAALELLDDKGMDGLTVRALASRLDVRAPALYWHVRNKQELLDEMATEVMRRVTGALAAVPPGDGWRDDLAAYARVLRSEYLLHRDGARIFSGTRITDPDVVRTKEPLFERWTASGWKPADADDAVDVVTAFVVGFVIEEQERRQAAETDPTRYSATRRDAWLGEGASLVKEAGHLHDDGDQRFERHLGIVLNGLATLPDA from the coding sequence ATGACCAAGGGCATCACCCGGGAGCAGATCGTCACGGCAGCGCTGGAGCTGCTCGACGACAAGGGCATGGACGGGCTCACGGTCCGCGCGCTCGCCTCCCGGCTCGACGTCCGCGCCCCCGCCCTCTACTGGCACGTGCGCAACAAGCAGGAGCTGCTCGACGAGATGGCCACCGAGGTCATGCGCCGCGTGACCGGCGCCCTCGCCGCGGTCCCGCCCGGCGACGGCTGGCGCGACGACCTCGCCGCCTACGCCCGCGTCCTGCGCTCCGAGTACCTGCTCCACCGCGACGGGGCCCGCATCTTCAGCGGCACCCGGATCACCGACCCGGACGTGGTCCGCACGAAGGAGCCGTTGTTCGAACGCTGGACCGCGTCCGGCTGGAAGCCCGCCGACGCCGACGACGCCGTCGACGTGGTCACCGCCTTCGTCGTCGGCTTCGTCATCGAGGAACAGGAACGACGCCAGGCCGCCGAGACCGATCCGACGCGCTACTCGGCCACCCGGCGCGACGCCTGGCTGGGCGAAGGCGCGTCACTTGTCAAGGAGGCCGGCCACCTCCACGACGACGGCGACCAGCGGTTCGAACGGCATCTCGGCATCGTGCTGAACGGGCTCGCCACTCTGCCGGACGCGTGA
- a CDS encoding MFS transporter: MVQVTSVARPSGVAEDRWSGRLVGWLVILVGANLLADLVIVAPLLALPDMMRHFQTDQAAWLNSSAMLAGAMWAPLLGRNADIHGKRRILVVTMLVTLAGSLICLVAPNVVVFVLGRFLQGAAMGAVLLTVAITRQVCTPRVGMAAVGVVTTGASVLGIPALFLLNPAIDAFGYRSVFVVAIALAIVCAVTVRLFIPEPPIRSGGSVDLVGALLLGSGLVAVLGSVSMAPDLGLANPGLLAALVGGVIALAAGVRHVLRVPEPIVDLRGHSGSLALTLGAVALTAGSIQSMLQLKSLVAEVPPELGLGYGLGGGDVVLALFMLSAVGIMIGGPVSGVLASRIGPARTLLAGIAVGLLATFGMLVGISVLPIGLVCATLLGVAAGAGIASSFNLATVMTPPENHGAIGSLVAVVLCVGSVVLNFVGVMLLNATATDTLVAGVAANSLAGVQLYILMGGAALVAAAVLATALVRRRG; the protein is encoded by the coding sequence ATGGTGCAAGTCACGTCGGTAGCGCGCCCGTCGGGCGTCGCGGAGGACAGGTGGAGCGGTCGGCTGGTCGGCTGGTTGGTGATCCTCGTCGGGGCGAACCTGTTGGCCGACCTGGTCATCGTCGCCCCGCTCCTGGCGTTGCCGGACATGATGCGGCACTTCCAGACCGACCAGGCCGCGTGGCTCAACTCGAGTGCGATGCTGGCGGGCGCGATGTGGGCGCCGCTGCTCGGCCGCAACGCCGACATCCACGGCAAGCGCCGGATCCTCGTCGTCACCATGCTCGTCACGCTCGCGGGATCGCTCATCTGCCTGGTCGCGCCGAACGTCGTCGTCTTCGTGCTCGGGCGGTTCCTGCAGGGCGCGGCCATGGGAGCGGTCCTGCTCACGGTGGCGATCACCCGCCAGGTCTGCACTCCACGGGTCGGGATGGCCGCCGTCGGCGTCGTGACCACAGGCGCATCGGTACTGGGGATCCCCGCGCTGTTCCTGCTGAACCCGGCGATCGACGCGTTCGGCTACCGGAGCGTCTTCGTCGTCGCCATCGCTCTCGCGATTGTCTGCGCGGTCACCGTGCGGCTGTTCATCCCGGAGCCGCCGATCCGCTCCGGCGGGTCGGTCGACCTCGTCGGGGCGCTGCTGCTCGGTTCCGGTCTGGTCGCGGTGCTCGGTAGCGTCAGCATGGCTCCGGACCTGGGCTTGGCGAACCCGGGTCTGCTGGCCGCGCTGGTCGGCGGCGTCATCGCGCTGGCCGCCGGGGTGCGGCACGTGCTGCGGGTCCCCGAGCCGATCGTCGACCTGCGTGGGCACAGCGGGTCGCTGGCGTTGACGCTGGGAGCGGTGGCGCTCACGGCCGGCTCGATCCAGAGCATGCTGCAGCTGAAGAGCCTCGTCGCGGAAGTGCCGCCCGAGCTCGGCCTCGGCTACGGCCTCGGCGGTGGCGACGTGGTGCTCGCGTTGTTCATGCTGTCCGCGGTCGGGATCATGATCGGTGGTCCGGTGTCGGGTGTCCTCGCGTCCCGGATCGGTCCGGCGCGCACGCTGCTCGCCGGGATCGCGGTGGGGCTGTTGGCCACGTTCGGGATGCTCGTGGGCATCTCGGTGCTCCCGATCGGGCTGGTCTGCGCCACCCTGCTCGGGGTGGCCGCCGGCGCGGGCATCGCCTCCAGCTTCAACCTCGCGACCGTCATGACACCGCCCGAGAACCACGGTGCGATCGGCAGCCTGGTGGCGGTCGTGCTTTGCGTCGGGTCGGTCGTGCTCAATTTCGTCGGCGTGATGCTGCTCAACGCGACGGCCACCGACACGCTCGTCGCAGGAGTCGCCGCGAACTCGCTGGCCGGGGTGCAGCTCTACATCCTGATGGGTGGCGCGGCGCTCGTCGCGGCCGCGGTGCTCGCGACGGCGCTGGTGCGCAGGCGCGGGTGA
- a CDS encoding glycosyltransferase: protein MNRPLRVLIGADTYPPDINGAARFTARLAAGLARRGHEVHVVAPSDAGAASSPVQGDGVPAVHRLRSYRVPGQDRFRACLPGPAAAGAQRVLRAVRPDVVHVQSHFQVGRGLLAAASGAGYPTVATNHFMPENMLEHARVPDVLADRVSRWAWRDLARVYANADAVTAPTPRAVELLGARTGLSGHAVSCGIDLSRFGACDAEPGSEPEPTVLFVGRLEREKRVDELIRAFTLVPGPARLEIIGDGTRRAGWSALARDLGQAGRVRFRGAVDDDALAAAYRRCSVFCMPGIAELQSLVTLEAMAAGRPVVAADAVALPHLVHPGRNGLLYGPGDVAGLAAALTALLRDPTARARMGAAGREAAAAHDLDATLDAFEDVYADVRRGSARVRVSRRVAGVV, encoded by the coding sequence GTGAACCGTCCGCTGCGCGTCCTGATCGGCGCCGACACCTACCCACCCGACATCAACGGCGCCGCCCGGTTCACCGCGCGACTGGCCGCAGGCCTCGCCCGGCGAGGGCACGAGGTGCACGTCGTGGCGCCGTCCGACGCCGGCGCCGCCTCGTCCCCGGTCCAGGGGGACGGCGTGCCGGCGGTGCACCGGCTGCGCTCCTACCGCGTCCCCGGCCAGGACCGGTTCCGCGCCTGCCTGCCCGGCCCGGCCGCCGCGGGGGCGCAGCGGGTGCTGCGGGCGGTGCGCCCGGACGTGGTGCACGTGCAGTCGCACTTCCAGGTCGGGCGCGGTCTGCTCGCGGCCGCGTCCGGCGCCGGGTACCCGACCGTCGCCACGAACCACTTCATGCCGGAGAACATGCTCGAACACGCCCGGGTGCCGGACGTGCTCGCCGACCGGGTGTCCCGATGGGCCTGGCGGGATCTCGCCCGGGTCTACGCGAACGCCGATGCGGTCACCGCGCCCACCCCGCGGGCCGTCGAGCTGCTCGGCGCCCGCACGGGGCTCTCGGGCCACGCGGTGTCCTGCGGCATCGACCTGAGCCGGTTCGGTGCCTGCGACGCCGAACCCGGATCCGAACCCGAACCCACGGTGCTGTTCGTGGGCCGGCTGGAGCGGGAGAAGCGGGTCGACGAGCTGATCCGGGCGTTCACGCTGGTGCCCGGCCCGGCCCGGCTGGAGATCATCGGTGACGGCACCCGCCGCGCCGGGTGGAGCGCGCTGGCCCGGGACCTCGGCCAGGCGGGCCGGGTGCGGTTCCGCGGCGCCGTGGACGACGACGCGCTCGCCGCGGCCTACCGGCGGTGCAGCGTGTTCTGCATGCCGGGCATCGCCGAGTTGCAGAGCCTGGTGACGTTGGAGGCGATGGCGGCCGGGCGGCCCGTGGTGGCTGCCGACGCCGTCGCGCTCCCGCACCTCGTCCACCCGGGGCGCAACGGCCTGCTGTACGGGCCAGGAGACGTGGCCGGGCTCGCCGCGGCGCTCACCGCCCTGCTCCGCGATCCGACGGCCCGAGCGCGGATGGGCGCGGCCGGCCGGGAGGCGGCCGCGGCACACGACCTCGACGCGACGCTCGACGCGTTCGAGGACGTGTACGCCGACGTGCGACGCGGCTCCGCCCGGGTGCGCGTCAGCCGTCGCGTCGCGGGCGTGGTGTAG
- a CDS encoding siderophore-interacting protein encodes MLTLAVQGRARISPHFVSITLGGDDVRYLERSGYDQAGRLLFAGPGQDRLALPNSAKWMLRYTLQPAGQRPRTRAYTIRRFRPDKRAFDIEIAVHQDASGGSAAPGAAWALTARPGDEVAFVDGGYTYAPTPAATWQLLVGDESALPAILAILERSSHTLPAEVFLEVPDEDDVRRDVTTPAGTRIHWLPRNDPATRPGTLALRAVRDAQLPHGRFYTWTAGEASMSTGIRRHLVTERAVPKSDITFRGYWKYGKPSP; translated from the coding sequence GTGCTGACGTTGGCCGTCCAGGGCCGCGCGCGGATCAGCCCGCACTTCGTGTCGATCACACTGGGCGGGGACGACGTCCGGTACCTCGAGCGGTCCGGGTACGACCAGGCGGGCCGCCTGCTCTTCGCCGGCCCCGGACAGGACCGGCTCGCGCTCCCGAACAGCGCGAAGTGGATGCTCCGGTACACCCTCCAGCCGGCGGGACAGCGTCCCCGAACCAGGGCGTACACGATCCGGCGCTTCAGGCCGGACAAGCGCGCGTTCGACATCGAGATCGCCGTCCACCAGGACGCCTCGGGTGGGTCCGCTGCCCCCGGAGCCGCGTGGGCGCTGACGGCCCGGCCCGGTGACGAGGTCGCCTTCGTCGACGGGGGATACACCTACGCGCCCACCCCGGCCGCCACCTGGCAGCTGCTCGTCGGCGACGAGAGCGCACTGCCGGCGATCCTCGCGATCCTGGAACGCTCCAGCCACACGCTGCCGGCCGAGGTCTTCCTCGAGGTTCCCGACGAGGACGACGTCCGCCGCGACGTCACCACGCCGGCAGGAACGAGGATCCACTGGTTGCCCCGCAACGACCCCGCCACGAGGCCGGGCACGCTCGCCCTGCGGGCCGTGCGGGACGCACAGCTCCCTCACGGCCGCTTCTACACGTGGACCGCGGGCGAGGCATCCATGTCCACCGGGATCCGCAGGCACCTCGTCACCGAGCGCGCCGTGCCGAAGTCCGACATCACCTTCCGCGGCTATTGGAAGTACGGAAAGCCCAGCCCCTGA
- a CDS encoding DUF6069 family protein: protein MTTSAPTARGFALSVLTIVVGAGILNTLIAVAARALGADTTAVPGLTAPAYLTFTVIGTVLGTLGWSTVRRCAASPSRVMSWLVPLVIVVSLVPDVLIAVSAGPVAGIALGLMHLAVLAVALPTFRHFLPLPR from the coding sequence GTGACCACCTCCGCCCCCACCGCGCGCGGGTTCGCCCTTTCCGTGCTGACCATCGTCGTCGGCGCCGGGATCCTCAACACCCTCATCGCGGTCGCCGCGCGAGCTCTCGGCGCGGACACCACCGCCGTCCCCGGCCTCACCGCGCCCGCCTACCTGACGTTCACCGTGATCGGCACCGTCCTAGGCACCCTCGGCTGGAGCACCGTGCGCCGCTGTGCCGCCTCCCCCAGCCGGGTGATGTCCTGGTTGGTGCCGCTGGTCATCGTCGTCTCACTGGTTCCCGACGTCCTGATCGCGGTTTCCGCCGGCCCGGTGGCCGGCATCGCGCTGGGCCTGATGCACCTCGCGGTCCTCGCCGTGGCCCTTCCCACCTTCCGGCACTTCCTGCCACTGCCCCGCTGA
- a CDS encoding DHA2 family efflux MFS transporter permease subunit: MTGAPGVTIGSSDTLDGKASLPAASGQLGARDRAMIGVLLVSTFVVLLNETIMSVALPVLMADLQVGASVGQWLTAGFLLTMSVVIPITGFLIRRVPTRTLYAAAMLLFSTGTLLAAVAPGFGVLLAGRVVQAGGTAIMMPLLMTTVMTLVPPGRRGALMGNLSVVISVAPAIGPTVSGIVLDLLGWRYMFWLVLPIALTVLVLGMRRLTNIGEPTAAPIDVVSVVLSALGFGGLVYGLSSIGHAVGGASPVVVWVAFAIGVVGLAAFVARQLVLQRSDRALLDLRTFTSRTFTAASALMMLMMATLLGTSTMLPIYLQNVLMLEPLVTGLLLLPGGVLMGVLGPVVGRLYDRFGARALLVPGTVATSAALWSTTLFTADTSLLQVVGFHVLLLLGLAFVFTPLFTAGLGAVQPKLYSYGSAIFSTAQQLAGAAGVALLVSVLSVRSSALAAEGLPLVEQTAGGVRAAFLVAATLSLFAIGGAFFVRGPAPAATPAVH; the protein is encoded by the coding sequence ATGACCGGCGCGCCCGGGGTCACGATCGGCTCGTCGGACACGCTCGACGGGAAAGCAAGCCTTCCTGCCGCCTCCGGGCAGCTCGGCGCCCGCGACCGCGCCATGATCGGGGTGCTGCTGGTCTCCACGTTCGTCGTCCTCCTCAACGAGACGATCATGAGCGTGGCGCTGCCGGTGCTGATGGCCGACCTGCAGGTCGGCGCGAGCGTGGGGCAGTGGCTCACCGCGGGCTTCCTGCTCACGATGTCGGTGGTCATCCCGATCACCGGATTCCTGATCCGGCGGGTGCCCACCCGCACCCTGTACGCCGCGGCGATGCTGCTGTTCAGCACGGGCACGCTGCTCGCGGCGGTCGCGCCGGGCTTCGGCGTGCTGCTCGCCGGCCGGGTGGTCCAGGCCGGCGGCACGGCGATCATGATGCCGCTGCTGATGACCACGGTGATGACGCTCGTGCCCCCGGGCCGCCGGGGCGCCCTGATGGGCAACCTCTCGGTCGTCATCTCGGTCGCGCCTGCGATCGGGCCCACCGTGTCTGGCATCGTGCTGGACCTGCTGGGCTGGCGCTACATGTTCTGGCTGGTGCTGCCGATCGCGCTCACCGTGCTGGTGCTGGGGATGCGGCGCCTCACGAACATCGGTGAGCCCACCGCCGCGCCGATCGACGTGGTGTCGGTCGTGCTGTCGGCGCTCGGGTTCGGCGGGCTGGTCTACGGCCTGAGCAGCATCGGTCATGCCGTCGGCGGCGCCTCACCGGTCGTGGTGTGGGTCGCGTTCGCGATCGGCGTCGTCGGCCTGGCGGCGTTCGTCGCCCGGCAGCTGGTGCTGCAGCGGTCCGATCGCGCGCTGCTGGACCTGCGCACCTTCACCTCGCGCACGTTCACGGCCGCGAGCGCGCTGATGATGCTGATGATGGCGACGCTGCTGGGCACGAGCACCATGCTGCCGATCTACCTGCAGAACGTGCTGATGCTCGAGCCACTCGTCACGGGCCTGCTTCTCCTGCCGGGCGGCGTGCTCATGGGCGTGCTCGGGCCGGTGGTCGGACGGCTGTACGACCGCTTCGGAGCGCGGGCGCTGCTGGTGCCCGGCACGGTCGCCACGAGTGCGGCGTTGTGGTCCACCACGCTGTTCACCGCCGACACCTCGCTGCTGCAGGTGGTGGGCTTCCACGTGCTCCTGTTGCTCGGGCTGGCGTTCGTGTTCACGCCGCTGTTCACCGCGGGCCTGGGAGCGGTGCAGCCGAAGCTGTACTCCTACGGCAGCGCGATCTTCAGCACCGCCCAGCAGCTGGCCGGTGCAGCCGGGGTGGCGCTGCTGGTCAGCGTCCTGTCGGTGCGCTCGTCGGCGCTCGCGGCGGAAGGCCTCCCGCTGGTGGAGCAGACCGCGGGCGGGGTGCGCGCGGCGTTCCTGGTGGCGGCCACCCTGTCGCTGTTCGCGATCGGCGGCGCGTTCTTCGTCCGCGGCCCGGCTCCCGCCGCGACGCCCGCCGTCCATTGA
- a CDS encoding matrixin family metalloprotease, protein MSDEIDRADAAAGMAPTRQPIAPQKTTARGDKSEQVERTYEYLKQYGYFPNRSLARRYPNWRPAMAFEPPDPSVYDEHLQKAVELFQRANGLSPTGEIDQDTVEVMQRPRCGFPDNVVDDDVASFVAQGNRWPGPAVSYSHTNTTPDLSVAEVRAALRGAFNRWGAVTPLNFVENPAGGDMRIGFFSSNHGDGAANAFDGPGGTLAHCFFPPPNGGDVAGDCHFDEAETWSTNLPPTGIDLPTVALHELGHGLGLNHSADTSAVMFAFYGGPRRELTTDDIEGIRSIYGARFRWASLSGVVFDPVVAANADGRLEAFVRGTDGALWHIWQTAPNNGWSGWNSQGGVIEGAPTVTRNRDGRLEVFARGTDGALWHKWQVAPNGGWSDWSSLGGWIVNPVASVNADGRLEVFAQGADGALWHIWQTAAGGGWGGWASRGGQLTSKVSVGRNRDGRLEVFVRGTDGALWHQWQLSAGGGWGGWSSLGGGLVGPPVIGSNADGRLEVFVCGTDDALWHQWQNSPGGGWSGWASLGGGIDLPFVVSNADGRLEVFARGTDDALWHIWQLTPNGSWGTWQTLSGGLIGGPVVSRNADGRLEAFVTGTDRGLWHTWQSTPNGGWN, encoded by the coding sequence ATGTCCGACGAGATCGACAGGGCGGATGCCGCCGCCGGTATGGCGCCCACGCGTCAACCGATCGCGCCGCAGAAGACCACGGCCCGGGGTGACAAGAGCGAGCAGGTCGAGCGGACCTACGAGTACTTGAAGCAGTACGGGTACTTCCCGAACCGGAGTCTCGCCCGCCGCTATCCCAACTGGCGCCCGGCAATGGCGTTCGAACCGCCGGACCCGAGCGTGTACGACGAACACCTCCAGAAGGCGGTGGAGCTGTTCCAGCGGGCGAACGGGCTGAGCCCCACGGGGGAGATCGACCAGGACACGGTCGAGGTGATGCAGCGGCCGCGGTGCGGATTCCCGGACAACGTCGTCGACGACGACGTGGCGAGCTTCGTGGCGCAGGGGAATCGCTGGCCCGGGCCGGCCGTGAGCTACTCGCACACGAACACCACCCCCGATCTCTCCGTCGCCGAGGTGCGTGCCGCGCTGCGCGGGGCGTTCAACCGCTGGGGCGCTGTGACGCCGCTGAACTTCGTGGAGAACCCGGCCGGCGGGGACATGCGCATCGGCTTCTTCAGCAGCAACCACGGGGACGGGGCCGCCAACGCCTTCGACGGGCCCGGCGGGACGCTTGCACACTGCTTCTTCCCACCGCCCAACGGGGGCGACGTCGCAGGCGACTGCCACTTCGACGAGGCCGAGACGTGGTCGACGAACCTGCCACCGACCGGCATCGATCTCCCGACCGTCGCACTGCACGAGCTGGGCCACGGACTCGGCCTCAACCATTCGGCAGACACGTCGGCGGTGATGTTCGCGTTCTACGGTGGTCCGCGGCGCGAGCTCACGACCGACGACATCGAGGGCATCCGCTCCATCTACGGTGCCCGGTTCCGGTGGGCGTCGCTCTCCGGGGTCGTCTTCGACCCGGTGGTCGCCGCCAACGCCGACGGGCGGCTCGAAGCCTTCGTCCGCGGCACTGACGGCGCGCTCTGGCACATCTGGCAGACCGCGCCCAACAACGGCTGGAGCGGCTGGAACTCGCAGGGCGGCGTGATCGAGGGTGCCCCCACCGTCACCCGGAACCGAGACGGCCGGCTCGAGGTGTTCGCCCGCGGGACCGACGGCGCGCTCTGGCACAAGTGGCAGGTCGCCCCGAACGGCGGCTGGAGCGACTGGTCCTCGCTCGGCGGGTGGATCGTCAACCCGGTCGCCTCGGTGAACGCGGACGGCCGGCTCGAGGTCTTCGCGCAAGGCGCCGATGGCGCGCTCTGGCACATCTGGCAGACCGCTGCGGGTGGCGGTTGGGGCGGTTGGGCGTCCCGCGGCGGACAGCTGACGTCGAAGGTCTCGGTCGGGCGCAACCGGGACGGCCGCCTCGAAGTGTTCGTGCGCGGCACCGACGGCGCGTTGTGGCACCAGTGGCAGCTCAGCGCCGGCGGTGGCTGGGGCGGCTGGTCGTCGCTCGGCGGTGGGCTCGTCGGCCCACCCGTGATCGGCAGCAACGCCGACGGCAGGCTCGAGGTCTTCGTCTGCGGTACCGACGACGCCCTGTGGCACCAGTGGCAGAACAGCCCGGGTGGCGGCTGGAGCGGATGGGCGTCGCTGGGCGGCGGGATCGACCTGCCCTTCGTCGTCAGCAACGCCGATGGTCGGCTCGAGGTCTTCGCCCGGGGGACCGACGATGCGCTGTGGCACATCTGGCAGCTCACCCCGAACGGCAGCTGGGGTACCTGGCAGACGCTGAGCGGTGGACTCATCGGCGGGCCGGTCGTCTCGCGCAACGCCGACGGCAGGCTCGAGGCCTTCGTCACGGGGACGGACCGGGGGCTTTGGCACACCTGGCAGAGCACGCCCAACGGGGGCTGGAACTGA
- a CDS encoding amidohydrolase family protein gives MTRLASLRTFVCERTFTGSGGRPMKVLLRKLAHVATFDAEDRELRDADILVEGPRIAAIGEDLATDGVDRVIDGRGLLALPGLINAHQHLYQASMRTLPELERSGMPEFLAAQDALVARRWREGRFTADAVRATARAVLTESVLGGVTTVADQHTVFPGERPEPYVEATVEAAAEVGVRLHAGRGSVTFGRARGGMVDDLFAEPLDAVLAHAERLIADHHDPNRFAMTRVVLAPSGVVSDVPEIFREFADLAAGHPTVRLHTHLHHHEDTRFARARYGTSPWRILVDNGFAGPNVWVAHATTPPVEEISDYAAAGIGIAHIPAADLKLGWGLAPLRRYLDAGIPVGVGTTGSMTNDGAGLLGDLRVAALAHRALRTAPAEWPSARELLSAATRGSAACLGRDDLGSLAVGMAADIACWDLDSVDRAGVHDPVAALIFTGLSTRARLVLVNGGVVVEDGEPTRVDPRRAVREVRAILAADGVGTGRWRSGSDVRSSAQYAAA, from the coding sequence TTGACTCGCCTGGCCTCGTTGCGTACGTTCGTTTGCGAACGGACGTTTACTGGATCTGGAGGGCGTCCGATGAAGGTTCTCCTGCGCAAGCTCGCTCATGTCGCAACGTTCGACGCCGAGGACCGTGAGCTCCGGGATGCGGACATCCTCGTCGAGGGGCCGCGGATCGCGGCGATCGGCGAGGACCTCGCCACCGACGGCGTCGACCGGGTGATCGACGGGCGCGGGCTGCTGGCGCTACCCGGTCTCATCAACGCCCACCAGCACCTGTACCAGGCGTCCATGCGCACGCTCCCCGAGCTGGAGCGCTCCGGCATGCCCGAGTTCCTGGCCGCCCAGGATGCACTGGTCGCCAGGCGGTGGCGTGAGGGGCGCTTCACCGCTGATGCGGTGCGGGCCACCGCGCGTGCCGTGTTGACCGAATCGGTGCTCGGCGGGGTGACGACGGTCGCCGACCAGCACACCGTGTTCCCCGGCGAGCGTCCCGAGCCGTACGTGGAGGCGACAGTCGAGGCCGCGGCGGAGGTCGGGGTACGGCTGCACGCCGGGCGGGGCAGCGTCACCTTCGGCCGGGCCAGAGGTGGAATGGTGGACGACCTGTTCGCCGAGCCGCTGGATGCGGTCCTCGCGCACGCCGAGCGGCTGATCGCCGACCACCACGACCCGAACCGGTTCGCCATGACGCGGGTGGTTCTCGCCCCGTCGGGAGTCGTCAGCGACGTTCCGGAGATCTTCCGGGAGTTCGCGGATCTCGCGGCCGGTCACCCCACCGTGCGGTTGCACACGCACCTCCACCACCACGAGGACACCCGTTTCGCGCGCGCCCGGTACGGGACGTCGCCATGGCGGATCCTCGTCGACAACGGTTTCGCAGGCCCGAACGTCTGGGTCGCGCATGCGACGACGCCACCGGTGGAGGAGATCTCCGACTACGCCGCTGCCGGGATCGGTATCGCGCACATCCCCGCCGCCGACCTCAAGCTCGGGTGGGGTCTTGCACCGTTGCGTCGCTACCTCGACGCCGGCATCCCGGTCGGTGTCGGTACGACCGGATCGATGACCAACGACGGGGCCGGTCTTCTCGGCGACCTCCGCGTCGCCGCCCTGGCCCACAGGGCGCTTCGCACGGCTCCGGCCGAGTGGCCGTCAGCGCGTGAGCTCCTCTCCGCGGCCACTCGCGGGTCGGCGGCGTGTCTGGGTCGCGACGATCTGGGCTCGTTGGCGGTGGGCATGGCCGCCGACATCGCGTGCTGGGACCTCGACTCGGTCGATCGGGCCGGTGTGCACGATCCGGTGGCTGCTCTGATCTTCACCGGGCTGTCCACCCGGGCTCGACTCGTCCTGGTCAACGGCGGCGTCGTGGTCGAGGACGGGGAGCCGACGCGGGTCGATCCGCGGCGCGCGGTGCGTGAGGTGCGCGCCATCCTCGCCGCCGACGGAGTCGGGACCGGCCGATGGCGATCCGGATCGGACGTACGCAGTTCTGCGCAGTACGCCGCAGCGTGA
- a CDS encoding GNAT family N-acetyltransferase: MTARQTIIRSATLTDEPAVHSLAAEMATSFVVERESFRRSLGELLASGNAVLLVAETDGEVSGYVLGFTHPAFYANGRVAWVEEIAVRPEQRRQRIGALLIEEFERRAFEAGAKLVALATRRAADFYLAIGYEESATYFRKLL; encoded by the coding sequence GTGACGGCACGACAGACCATCATCAGGTCGGCCACGCTCACGGACGAACCAGCGGTCCACTCGCTGGCCGCGGAGATGGCCACCAGCTTCGTCGTCGAGCGGGAGAGCTTCCGGCGCAGCCTCGGCGAGCTGCTGGCCTCCGGCAACGCGGTGCTGCTCGTCGCGGAGACCGACGGCGAGGTCAGCGGTTACGTCCTCGGCTTCACGCACCCCGCCTTCTACGCCAACGGCCGGGTCGCGTGGGTCGAGGAGATCGCGGTCCGGCCCGAGCAGCGGCGGCAGCGCATCGGGGCGTTGCTCATCGAGGAGTTCGAGCGCAGAGCCTTCGAGGCAGGCGCGAAGCTGGTTGCCCTCGCGACCCGTCGAGCGGCTGACTTCTACCTGGCCATCGGCTACGAGGAGAGCGCGACCTACTTCCGCAAGCTCCTCTAG